Sequence from the Pyrobaculum neutrophilum V24Sta genome:
TATCGTGTTTAAGTCGCTTTGTTGGTCGAGGACTATGCTGGGGGTCTTCACCAGCTGGACGTAGACGCCGTCTTCGATGAACATAGACGGCACCGGCTCCACCGTTGAAAAGGGGAGGTCGTCGGGCCTCATAGGCGTGTTTGTTAGACAGGTGAGTAGCGCCGTTTTGCCGGAGCTGGGGGGTCCAACCACCGCCACCTGTAGATCGCCCTCTTTAGCCACATAGATGCGCGCCCCCCCGCTCCGTATGCTTCGCGCTTTCTCCCGCCGCTCTTGCACTTCCCTCTTCAGCTCCGCCATCCTCCGCCTGATGTGTTTAATGAGCTTCTCCGTCCCCTTGTGTTTTGGCACATACGACAGGAACTCCTCCATCGCTCTGATCTTCTCCTCGGGGGTCTTCGCCTCCATAACCTTCAGCCAAGCCGCCTTAGCCTCGGCAGGAAGGTTAGCGGGCACTCGCCCCTCGGCGTCTCAATTTTTTAGCTTTGCCGCCGTCACTGTATTAAAATAGGCTGAAATGACTTCCCATGGCTGTAAACATCGAAAAGGTCAAAAGCGAGATCTCCAACGTCGTGCCCTTTAGCGGGAAGTATATAGATCCCCCGGAGGGGGAGTACGTAACCTACTTGGGGCCCGGCCAGCTTAAGGTGCCTGAGAAGGTCGTGATTGGATACATTGAGGGAGACGGGATAGGGCCCGAGGTCGCCTACGCCGCCATCAAGGTAGCCAACGCCGCTGTGGAAAAGGCCTACGGAGGGTCTAGAAAGGTCATATGGTACGAGGTCGTGGTTGGGGAGAAGGGCGAGAAGATATTCGGCACCAGGCTACCTAGCCAGAGTGTAGACGTCTTGAAAAAGGTCAGGGTTTTCCTAAAAGCGCCGTTGGAGACCCCCGTGGGGGGAGGCTTCAGGAGCATCAACGTAACGCTACGCCAATTGTTCGACCTCTATGCGAACATACGGCCGGTTAAGTACTTCCCCGGCCTCCCCTCCCCGCTGAAGAAGCCAGAGGTGGACTTGGTGATATTTAGGGAGAACACGGAAGATGTCTACGCCGGCATCGAGTGGCCGTACGACAGCCCAGAGGCGGCAAAGGTGAGGGAGTTCCTCCGGAGGGAATTTGGGATTAACCTGAGGGACGACGCCGGCATAGGCATAAAGCCCATAAGCAAATTCGGGACTCAACGCATCGCAAGGCTTGCTCTCAAGTTCGCGGTGGAGAACAAGAGGAGGGTGGTGACGGTTATGCACAAGGGGAACATACAGAAGTACACGGAGGGCGCCTTCAAGGAGTGGGCCTTTGAAGTCGCCAGGACCGAGTTTAGGCAACATGTCGTGTTCGAGGAGGAGCTTGGCCAATACGGCGGCCAGGTGCCTCCTGGAAAGATACTGGTAAACGACAGAATAGCCGACAACATGCTACAGCAGCTACTGACCAGGACAGGCGAATACGACGTCATACTGGCCCCCAACCTAAACGGCGACTACGTCTCAGACGAGGCCGCAGGCCTCGTGGGAGGCCTCGGCGTGGCTCCAGGCATAGATGTTGGAGACTGGGGGATGATGGCCGAGCCCGTCCACGGCACCGCGCCCAAGTACAGGGGTAAAAACTACGTGAATCCCACCGCCACGATCCTAGCCGTGGAGCTTCTATTTAGATTCATGGGGTGGATAGAGGCCGCCTCCTACATATCGAAGGGCGTAGAGGCTACGTATAGGTCGGGCTACTACACCGCGGACTTGGTAAGACAGATGGACGAGGAGGAGAAGAGACGTGTAAAAGAGGTGTTGGGCACGCAGGAGTTCGCAGACAAAGTTGTGGAGCTGATAAAGGCCCTATAGGTGGCCTAGATACACCACCTCTTTGGTGAAGATATCTTCGATCGGTATTCTCTCTACCTCCTTCGTCTCCCTGTTCTGCAGGTGGACGTATTTACTGTCTACGTCGACGACTACCATATCTCTACCTCTCAACTTCACCGCGTCGCCGGGCTTATACGTGGCTATGCGTATGAGGTAGGTCATGTGGTATATCCTCCTCCCGTCTTTAACGCCGACGGCTTTCGCGGTCTCGACCACGTGGCTTGGGAAGGACCTGTGTATAACATAGGCCAGATGGCGAGCTAGATTGGTAGATGTTGTATATATGTCTAAACCTGTCCTTATATATTTTATATTGCTTATAAAACCAATCTTTTTATCTTTTAGCTTAAAGAGCTCCTGCTCTATTATGCTCAGTATCTTTTTCCTCATGTCGTCGGTTAGCTCGCCTGGCGCTGCCCTGATCTGTAACAGCGCAACCTCACGCCTACTTAACATCTCTCTACAGCTTATACATAGGTCGTAGATAAGCTCCAGCTTGAGCTTGTACGTATAGACACGCGGTTGTATTGATGGATGCGGTGACCCCCTCACGGTTACCTCCAGCTCAACTCCGCCGTCCCCCTCTCTGACGGCTAGATCCTCCACTACGCCGCTAAGGGAGGCCTTCTCGGCCAGAACCTTCGCCATAAGCTCCTTCTCACCGCCTTTCCCAGGTCTTAGCCATCTACCTCTGAGAAACACGGCCCCGCAGTATTTACACCTCAGAACTCTGGCTTCCCTGAGAGTCACCAGAGGATGTCTCTCGAAGTAGCAGTCTTCGCACATCCCCTCGACAAGTCTATCCACTAGACGTCCGCAGTAGGGGCAAGGCACTTTAGCCACAGCCCCAACCAACCCTCTGTATTAATCCTTTACCGCTGAAGACCGTTCAAGCCGGCGCTCCCGTTAGCTGCTTCTTCACCTCCAACGCTATGGCGTAAGCCAGCGGCGGGGGGACGCTTTCGCCCACCTGGTTGTACTGCGCGTCCTTCGAGCCGTAGAAGATGTACCAGTCTGGATAGCCCATAAGCCTTGCCTGCTCGCGTACTGTCAAAAGCCGGTGCTCCTCGGGGTGGACAAAACGCCTAGACCCCATGACGGTTGGAGCTACGTCGTCCCATACAAGCCTTATGTAGTTCTCATAGAAGCCGCCCGCGCCTCTGTACTTCATCAAGGCCTCTCCGGGCTTGAGCTTGGCTATCCGCATCTGCTTCTTGGGGCTTAGAGTTGGGGTTTCGTGGTTCGGCAGAAGTCCGCCGTCTGGAGGCGGCATCTCGCCTATGGCCTCTCTCACTGTGCGTAGACGGAGCTTCGGCGGTTTGATCTCTATGTTTGAGACAAACACCCTTCGTCTCCTGCTAGGCACGCCGTAGTCCTCGGCATGTAGCACGTTGAAGTACACGTCGTATCCCACCCGCTTGAACTCCCTCTCTATGTAGGACCTAAGCGGCTCCTCGGCCAACGCCGCCACGTTTTCCATCACGAACACCTCGGGGCCTAGCTCCCCCACCAGCCTAATGAACTCGAGGGTTAGCTGGCCGGCTGGATCAACGTAAAGCCTGTCGGCCGGGTCCTCCATCCGGTTGGGGTTGGCGGCGGTGAATGGCTCACAAGGAGGACTCCCAATCACCACCCTTGGATTTTTTACAAACTTTGTAACATCTGTATAGCCTATGTTCCGTATGTCCTCCTCCAACACGATGGTGCTCCGGTGGTTGGCGCTGTAGGTACGCGCGGCGTCTCTATCTATCTCGATGGCGACCTTTATCCTAAAGCCGGCTTGGCTGAAGCCCAGTCCGAACCCCCCACCCCCTGCGAACAGATCCACCACCTCGGCGTTATACACGGACATGTGATGAGTAAACTATTTAAATTCACAGCGCCCGCTTTCGTATGGATTTCGCTAAGAGGCTAAAGGTTCGCCTTAGCGATTTGATAAAACTTGAGAGACCTGACGCGTTGAGTTCGCGTTATGGCAAAGCGTTTGAGAAGGCCGTGCTCGCTTTAATAAAGGCCAGAGATTCCGTGGCGGCTATAAGGACGTTTATAGAGAACTACGGCGAGCCTCACAGCGGGGCCATAAGCAAGCTGATGAAGTTGGCCCCTTGGACTAAGAAGATAGTCGAGGCCGAGCCGGCTCCTCCCGTGGTTTTTCAGATCGACGGGGTGACTATCACAGCCCAGGCCGACTTCATAGTTAAGTACGCAGACGGCAGAAAGGAGCTCGTGGAGCTGAAATCCCACATACTAAAGAGAGACGAGTGGAAAACCAAGGCCGAGTGGTCCCTCGCCACGAAGATCATGCGTATGCTGTATAGGAAGGCCGGCTACGACTACCCGCTAAGGCTGATATACTTCGTAGAGCGGGAGGGAGCTGTTACGCCGGAGGAGGAGGTGTTTATCTACCCCAAAGACGAGAAAGACGACGAGACTCTTCTAAATGTCCTCAAGGAGAGAGTTAGGAAGACTGTAGGCAAGTAAACCTCTTCCTCGCCAGCTCGTCTGCCGTTTTAATTATCGACAGCGCCTTCTCCAGGTGTGGGATATATTTGGGCTGTATCACCGCGTTTTCGTCGCCAACCATGTACTCGATGGCGCAGTCTTCGTCGGACCAGGAGAAGATTATAAACACGTAGAGCCCCTCCTGTAGCTGTATCTGGGCCAAGGCCTCGTACTGTCTCCACTCGACCGTGAAAGCCTCTATGTCCTTGTCTATCTGCGCCTCGAGATCTTTAAAGTACTGCTCCACCTTCTGTCTCATGCAGTTCTCTGGAACTCTCTTTAAATAGATTTGATTTCCACACCATGTGCCCATCATCGAGGTTGTAAAAAGCGACCTGGAGAGACTAGTCGGGCTGAGGTTTGAGGAGATAACAAGGCTTCTGGAACACGTAAAGTGCGAAGTGGAGGAAGACGCCGGCGACTCCATAAAGCTTGAGGTTACGCACGATAGGCCGGACCACTTCTCTGCGGAGGGTCTGGCGAGAACTCTAAAGGGGGTGGCCGAGGTGGAGGTGGGACTGCCGCCGATCGAGATAACCACGTCCTCTGTAGAGCTTAAGGCCGACCACATAGAGGAGAGACCCTACATCTCTATGGCGGTTGTACGCGGCGTGAGACTCGACGAAGATGCCATTAAGCAGATCATACAGCTACAGGAGAAGCTACATGAGACCTACGGTAGAGGGAGGCGGAGGTTCGCGATAGGCTTCTACGACGTCTCTAGGATACGGCCGCCTATATACTACCGGAGAGTAAGCCAAGACGATGAATATACGCCGCTGGGCTTTGACAGACCTGTGAAAATAGCCGATATGTACAAAGTCACTGAGCAGGGGCAGAAATATTCAAGTCTCATAGATAGGGAGCGGCCGCCGGCGCTCGTAGATAGCTCTGGGCAGATCATGGTGGTAATCCCCGTTTTAGGGTCAGAGTGTTGCAAGATAACAACCAAGACCCGGGACATCTTGATAGACGTCACGGGGACTGACCTCCGCTCTGTAAACAACGTGATGTCGATACTCATATATGCGCTCTTAGAGCGTAGCGGCGAGAAAAAAGTCGAAGTGGTGAAGGGCGGAAACCCCTACGTCCACAGCTACACCCGCGTAGGCGTAGACCCCGCCCGCGTGGGCGAACTACTCGGCGTAGATCTAGACCTCCAAAGGCTTAAGAGACTCGCCGAGAAGGCCAGACTGGGGTACGAAAACGGCGAGGTCGTAGTACCGCCGTATAGGATAAACGTGTTGTCGTGGGTAGACGTCGCAGAAGATATCGCGCTTATGATAGGCTACAACGCGCTACCCCGCGAGACGGCTAAGGTGTTGACGGGGGGGAGGCGCCACGCGGTGGAGGTTGCGACGCAACAGATCCGCATAGCACTCCTCTCGATGGGATTCGCCGAGGTCAACAACTACGTGTTGACCGACTCCACCGCCTACGACCTATGCACGCCGGCCGCCGTGGCGAACCCCATCTCTGAGCTATACGAGGTGGTTAGATGTTCCATAGTGCCGCAGTTGATCGCCACAGCGGCCACGCTCAAGAGGCGCGAGATCAAGATCTTCGAAGTTGGGGAGGTCGTCAGAGGCGGAAAGACTCTGAGGTCCGTAGCCTCCGTCATTAGCAGAGATGGCGCCACCTTGACAGACGGCCTCTCCGTCGTCAAGGCGCTGTGTAAGCGCCTAGGCCTCAGATGCCAAATGACACACACGTCTCTCAACTGGGCGTTGCCCAACAGAGCCGCCGCCGTCGAAGGAGATGTAAGCGGCTACATAGCCGAGGTGCATCCAGACATCTTGGCAAAACACAACCTCCTTGTCCCAACCGTCGCCTTCGAGCTCTTCTTGAAGGTTTAATACCGGAGATTTTCACATAAACGTGGCAGACGACATAGATGCCCTCCTTAGGAAAAAGGCCCTCGAGCTTGCGAAACACAGGTTGATGGAGTCCGCCCAACCTCAGAAAAGGGAGCTCACCGAGGCGGAGGCGGTTGAAATCGTGAAGAGGATAACAAAGGGGGATAGGGCGAGCGAGATTATAGAAAACGCCCTAGCGCTGTATAGACCACACGTCATTCCGCTTTTTAAGAAGCTGGCTGAGTTACATACCCAAGGCGTGATAAAGGAGCTCGCAGACCACGAGCTCTACCAAATCTTGGCTAGAGCAGGCTTCAGAGTACCTGTGAAGACTGAGGTGAAGATAGTGAGACACGGTAGAGAGTACAAAATAGGAGAGAGCTAGGTGCCTAGGTACAGCCTATAGAGCTCGGCCATCATACCGCTCCAGTTGAAGCTCCTACTTCTGTAGTCCACAAACCTCTTCACGAAATCCCTTTTACCCCTCTTCACGTACCTCATACATCTCCTACACCCAAACCAGAGGAAGACCCCATCCTCCACCAGCTCCAGGGGACCGCCGCAAGATGGGCAGACACTCGCCGTTTCCACCGAAATTAAACCCATACCTCCACGCGGTCCTCTGTTAATATAGCCGGCACACAATTTACACCCCGGGTTTATAACCAAATGACGTAGCTACGTCATGTTTAAGCTCCTGTTGAAGCTCATTGGAGGAGATAGGAAGAAGCTGTTGGAGCAGTTGAAAGAGGATCTCGAGGTTATCTAGACGTCTACAGGAGTTGCAAGGCCTCTCTCCACAAGGCTAGAGGGCTTGAACTTTAGTAGGCTACGCTCGTTGCCTCCGCCGCCGTATACATATTCGACCTCTAGAAGCTGTCTATCTATATACACAGGTATGTTTAACACAGGCGGCACAGCGCCGACGGGGTAGCCTGTAATAGACAGCACCTCTTCTGGCGTAGCTAGGCGACAGCCCAGCTTTTTCAGATCTAGCCTCTTGTCGCCCCGTATCACATAAGCCCTATACCCTCCTCCGCAGTATACCACAAGCGTTTTCACTATCCTGCTCTCGTCGGTTCCGACGGCTTGAGCTGCTTCTCGTACTGTTCTA
This genomic interval carries:
- a CDS encoding NADP-dependent isocitrate dehydrogenase, which codes for MAVNIEKVKSEISNVVPFSGKYIDPPEGEYVTYLGPGQLKVPEKVVIGYIEGDGIGPEVAYAAIKVANAAVEKAYGGSRKVIWYEVVVGEKGEKIFGTRLPSQSVDVLKKVRVFLKAPLETPVGGGFRSINVTLRQLFDLYANIRPVKYFPGLPSPLKKPEVDLVIFRENTEDVYAGIEWPYDSPEAAKVREFLRREFGINLRDDAGIGIKPISKFGTQRIARLALKFAVENKRRVVTVMHKGNIQKYTEGAFKEWAFEVARTEFRQHVVFEEELGQYGGQVPPGKILVNDRIADNMLQQLLTRTGEYDVILAPNLNGDYVSDEAAGLVGGLGVAPGIDVGDWGMMAEPVHGTAPKYRGKNYVNPTATILAVELLFRFMGWIEAASYISKGVEATYRSGYYTADLVRQMDEEEKRRVKEVLGTQEFADKVVELIKAL
- the pheT gene encoding phenylalanine--tRNA ligase subunit beta codes for the protein MPIIEVVKSDLERLVGLRFEEITRLLEHVKCEVEEDAGDSIKLEVTHDRPDHFSAEGLARTLKGVAEVEVGLPPIEITTSSVELKADHIEERPYISMAVVRGVRLDEDAIKQIIQLQEKLHETYGRGRRRFAIGFYDVSRIRPPIYYRRVSQDDEYTPLGFDRPVKIADMYKVTEQGQKYSSLIDRERPPALVDSSGQIMVVIPVLGSECCKITTKTRDILIDVTGTDLRSVNNVMSILIYALLERSGEKKVEVVKGGNPYVHSYTRVGVDPARVGELLGVDLDLQRLKRLAEKARLGYENGEVVVPPYRINVLSWVDVAEDIALMIGYNALPRETAKVLTGGRRHAVEVATQQIRIALLSMGFAEVNNYVLTDSTAYDLCTPAAVANPISELYEVVRCSIVPQLIATAATLKRREIKIFEVGEVVRGGKTLRSVASVISRDGATLTDGLSVVKALCKRLGLRCQMTHTSLNWALPNRAAAVEGDVSGYIAEVHPDILAKHNLLVPTVAFELFLKV
- a CDS encoding NMD3-related protein yields the protein MAKVPCPYCGRLVDRLVEGMCEDCYFERHPLVTLREARVLRCKYCGAVFLRGRWLRPGKGGEKELMAKVLAEKASLSGVVEDLAVREGDGGVELEVTVRGSPHPSIQPRVYTYKLKLELIYDLCISCREMLSRREVALLQIRAAPGELTDDMRKKILSIIEQELFKLKDKKIGFISNIKYIRTGLDIYTTSTNLARHLAYVIHRSFPSHVVETAKAVGVKDGRRIYHMTYLIRIATYKPGDAVKLRGRDMVVVDVDSKYVHLQNRETKEVERIPIEDIFTKEVVYLGHL
- a CDS encoding DNA cytosine methyltransferase, whose translation is MYNAEVVDLFAGGGGFGLGFSQAGFRIKVAIEIDRDAARTYSANHRSTIVLEEDIRNIGYTDVTKFVKNPRVVIGSPPCEPFTAANPNRMEDPADRLYVDPAGQLTLEFIRLVGELGPEVFVMENVAALAEEPLRSYIEREFKRVGYDVYFNVLHAEDYGVPSRRRRVFVSNIEIKPPKLRLRTVREAIGEMPPPDGGLLPNHETPTLSPKKQMRIAKLKPGEALMKYRGAGGFYENYIRLVWDDVAPTVMGSRRFVHPEEHRLLTVREQARLMGYPDWYIFYGSKDAQYNQVGESVPPPLAYAIALEVKKQLTGAPA
- a CDS encoding aminoacyl-tRNA deacylase, translating into MGLEEFGEVIRLNATVRTVREAAQAVGTDESRIVKTLVVYCGGGYRAYVIRGDKRLDLKKLGCRLATPEEVLSITGYPVGAVPPVLNIPVYIDRQLLEVEYVYGGGGNERSLLKFKPSSLVERGLATPVDV